The DNA region AGCTTTCTCCTCTGGAGCATTGTCAATGTCGGAGTAACCTTTCTTTTGGGCCAAATTGAGATCGGCTAATACTGTAacataataaacatttcatGATGATGGGATGACAAGTTACCACCGTCATCACTAATATTTGAATTGGTTTAAACCAACATAAATAAAAAGGTTGTTAATCATTTTTAAGACTAAGCTTTTAAGTTAGGCTGTGTAAGGTTTTTAAAAATGCACCTAGCAGTGGTGAGGCAAACCAGCTTGCATATTTTGAGAAAATTTATTCAATAAGCATTAAATtaccattaaattaaaaagtaatcTCACTCTTGACCAATGGATATGCTTACTACcagtaacattttttttagatttggctGGGCTTTTAATGCTTTTTGCTTCATAGTGGAATAAAACTGACTGCAAGTTTGGTCTTGCCATTAAGCCCTAGATTTAATACATCTCTTTTTGACACCATGCCAGTTTCCTACCTGCCAGGTCAAGTTCTCACATAAGCCAAGTAAAGTAGGAGCAATGAAGCATCTGTGTGTGTCAGCTAAAAGaacctatacctatattatgtgcACCTTTATTTGTACTTATGAATGTAACATACCTTTAGTAATGGCAGCTGTTAGGGTAGTTTTTCCATGATCAACATGACCAATTGTGCCAACATTACAATGAGGTTTGGTTCTCTCAAAGACCTGCTTCTCTGCATAGTTTCTTCTTAGCACAATACTCAAAGGGCTAAGGCCGGGAAACCCTGTATTTCTGAGATGAGAACATTGCCCTTGTTTTAGAACTATCTTTAATGCTGAAAATGTATAGATTTCGGTGAAGTGCagttaatataaaatcaataaacctaacctaaaaatTATCTAGACTCGCAAATCCAAAAACAATgggaaaaaactaaaatatagtCGCTAATTAagatacttatatattataatagtgCAATGCCTTAAAGAACACTCAGGTTGATTGATCTTTTACATAATAATCACAACCTTAACCATTACTCTGATATAGATAGAAATGTTGtttcaaataaaattacattaaaagtaTTGAGCAAGTAGCATTAGTTAGGTCCTAAGATTgttaaattaatgatataagCTACTGACATGGTAAATTTAACGAATTATTAACACTTATCTTACCTGGGCTAACCAAACTTTTGGCAAAAGATAGAGTCGCCATTATATATTGGACACCGGTAtgtgtgtaataaataaatagctggTATTTATCGAAACACTATTTACCGACTTTTATTGTAAAAGCCCGGTAATAAAGAAAACTTAGTTCAATTTTCCAATACCTTTTCCATCTGACTTTTccgactgaaaaaaaaatatccataGATATTATAGACTTGGATCATAGACTATACTTCACGGATGatcttttttaaatttaaattggaCTTAAGCagtatccagacgggatgatcaaatcaaccgatttgatcataaataaaattggtgtcaatctccaatttaatcaccaatatTAAATTTATGGTGTTATTAGAGCCttctaaattgaaaaataacctagaacgaaaatactggcgtcgCAAATTGGTAtccttgcgtccgcacctcattttattgctaataatcggcgagccaaataattttattggcgtttGCGTTCgaacgtcctgattcgatcgggcaaatCAATCAGATTGgtgaaaaattgactaatctggatatgcCTTTACGATTCAATTTTAAAGCCGtattatgccggctacatacgtaacgataaaactgtgcagtccgactgtgcagataaatcgaaccgtgtgtatgacaaatcgttgtagattatcgtaacgatttgtcatacacacggttcgattagcacgggagctttttcaacgcgcgttaaaaaagcgtttgaatgacacaaatggataaccatgtatgtattcacacgacagcggtggcgctttttatcaagcgttgttggattttcaactttaagccttggtcgttaaatcgaatttagagtgcggatagattcaagcgcttttttaagcccccattcgcacgatagcttttcaacgcgcgttaaaaaagcacttgaatctgtccacactctaaattcgacttaacgaccaagtctaaaatccaacaacgcttgataaaaataGCCACCACTGTCGTGagaagatgtaataatgttttgaaaagatgtgtcccgccgagtttgttgccggtcccatattgggataccctcctccaattgaggggggatttaaatcttctcggggcagaggtgtacggttggagccggtaaaggtgtatttgacgttcataagcgcattgtaatatgcctacttgaataaactattttttatcttttatcttatcttatctgaaCACAtgtacatggttatccatttgtgtcattcaaacgcttttttaacgcgcgttgaaaaagctgccgtgcgaatggaggctaacgcgcgttgaaaaagctcttgtgcgaatgggggctaataATACTACCAAAGTCCGAAGGCGAGGCTATTCGCTATGTGCACGACTGGTGCTGCCCTCATTTTCGCGGAATTTCTACGTTAaatcttatggagtaaaattagttcaagcgGCTGCCGCTAGTACTAATGTCGGACATTCTATAAGATTACCCTGATTACCTGTGTTTTGTTTGTGACGATCAGCGCCACCGACTTCGCACGTTCCCAATAACctcgaaaatcgaagttcgttaATTTCGAGCAACTATATCTCTGTCACTCTGATTACGCctttattggagtaaaagagaaagatgacagaaatttgcgaatttcggtatTCGCGCTGGGCCCtcaagcccgctccacactcgtgcgctaTTTCTTTACCTGCCTTTCTATCGCTCTCGGTAAGCCCTCATCCCCTATGATAAGACCTACCCTTGAGCatctttaattaaaataagtttatGCTGAATTTATAACAATCTTTAATATATTTCAACGTAAGTATCTTAAAttactaaataatatttttaaatatacagtAAGTACTTCACGTGCATCATATCATcagatattaattattaaatataacaGTTTTTCATCATCCACCAcggaaaaaataaacaaataagtaataataatagcGAATTTTACAAAATTGTCAATGTTTAGTTACACAAGAATTAACACTAAGACCGGTCAAGGTACTAGCGGATGCTACTAGGGGTCGTTCACAAATTACGTTGGGTTTCATTTTACTaacaagtaataataataagttacgCAAGTCCCAATTTCAtcatgtgtttttatttattacgatGCCAATTTGAGTTTTACTATTTATAACTAGAGATAAAAAGTAAAACTTATCAAGAAATAACTTAATGCTTACATTTGCATCATGTAACACGCAAAAAAAGGTATGGAATCAAATGGGACGCTAATAATGAGATAATTACCTATTATCCTTAAGTTAGTGTAGTGGCTGTGAGTCAAGACAAAACCCACCTAAATTGGGTACTCACTGTATCCAGTAAAGCTTCTAGTCTAGTTACATTTTCTAATTTAGTGACCctatttaagtaaattattgCAAAATGTCAGCGACAGCACATCTACAATCATTTGTACCGTCAGTGCGGttgttacttaaatattaaaggGAGATATTTCATTTAAGAACGATACAGTTCTCCGACTATTACTTATTCGTGAAGTTTAACTTTGTACAACTTAATGGTAAAAAAAGATGTTTAACAATAAATCTACCTACATAGAGCAAGATATGTTTTTTGAACAATAATCAAGCAATAGTAAATCGATAATATTAGAGAAACTCCTTGAAAAACTGTAGGTATTAAAAGTCAAAATCGTCACTGCTTGGAGTATCCACGCGAATCTGGAAATCCTGAGTAATAACTACAGGATCAGATTCATCTTCAGGTACATACGTTTTTGaagaatctgaaaaaaaaaacatatatttaaatcaaatgAAAAATCTTCATTTTTAGGGAACTATTGCCTACAAATAAACTagcataggtacatattatcaAATATTATGAAATACATATATCTTTAAAAAGACTCATTATGGCTGCGGTGCATTTTGGTAGCGCATAGTGGTAATATTACCTATAATATATCAATAACTCAACAAAACACCAAAACCATACTATGTTTTTAGTGTCTGACCATGCTTTACATTTGCGATTTACCAACAAAAATGTTTCTCACCATTATCAAAGTCATTCTGGGATCCCAAGTTTAATGTCAGTGTGCTTCCAATTTCAGTAGCCATAGAATCTGGTATCTTAAACGATTGCTCTTGAGAATTAGTTGTTGCTGCACTTGGAAAGCTGATATTGGTGGTGTTTTTCACAACATCCGACCCTTTTTTAGGAGTTTTAAAGTCAATTATCCTTTTAGGTTTCTTTTCAATATTTTGTTCCGTTGGAGGCTTTCGTCCGTTTTCTTCCCCGTTTGTATTATTTTCCTCATTATGCTTAAGATTCTCATTATTCTGCTTTTCTAAAACAGCTTTCATAGCTGCATTATCATTACCTTTATTAGAAGTATTATCTTGTTTACCCTTTTTACTTCTGGGTGTACCAATCAGGATaacatttttctttttgtttatttctctAAGCGCTTGAATAGATTCCTCGTCTTCAGGGTCCGAAGTAGCTTCAATAGGAAAGTCAACATTAAATTTCCGTTTCAACTTCTTTTGGAACATCTCTAACTCTGTTTTGGTTACTTTCTTCGGACTGACTATTGGCCctttgtaggtatttatgaaGCTAAATTTGGCTAAACGATCGGCCACAGGAAGTTTTTCAGCTTTGTCGGCCTTCTGTATGGCCCATTCTAGTCGCTTCTTGTATTGCTTGGAGTTTAATGGACGTCGGAACCTCTTTTTATTTTGAGTGTAAGGTTCCAAATTTTCTGGAGATATCCAAGCCCGTGTGGCGCCCTTCTCGTCGAAAAACACGACGTTGTAATGTGTCtgaataaaatacaatatttattaaatttatacacatataatatgtataataaaattaataaacaatgTAACTTGTGAACAGGgtacaatattatatttttggtaGCGGTGTTCACGTTCAATTAAATGTACATCAGTTTTTTTGGTCATTACTCAATAAAACTGCCGCACGCTATGATCAGCCGCATTCATACCAGCGAGCTAAGTGCTTGCTGTTATTAGGTCTAAGGTGCAACAGTACCGGTATATCGGAGAATCCGTCGAGCCAGTAGAACTGCTCGGTGTCCGGCTCGTCGTCCACCATGGCGGGCCACCACGGCCAGCCGGGCAGCCGCGCCCACACCAGCGAGCCGGCCGAGTACTCGCTGTGGATCAGGTCTTCTTCGTCTGATATACGCAGCGGAGTTTCCGGGGCGGAGCAGTCTGCTACAGATTTATCTGAAAGttgcgaaagttttaaattaaaattagttatgTCTTACAAACCATAAGCATTTTAAGTAACTTCGACGTaaactgagaagtaaacaaaaCAACTTAATGAattctataaaaaatatactcatAAAGCTTGAATAGCATGCTTATACCGAACTTATCATCGAGTAGACGAAGAGCCTTTCTAGTAGGACCTAAGAGGACAGAAACTTCAAAACATGCGTTACCCAAATGCATCTATTTGCTTACACTGGTCCCTGATTGCGTGTAGACCTTAAGCCGTAGTATAACTATTTGCTACTACAGCTGTCTTACGACTGAGAGGGACAGGGAAACAACATACATATGTACTGATACATTTTTCTGCTAATACGGATCTTAACAACAAACAGACGGATGAATTAACCCCTTCAGGCGCGTAAATGGGAGAAAAGCCCTgtttaagggctgatttagacggcgcgcgaactcgcatgcgattacgtccaattcaaccgaccaatcaaaacccgtaatgatatgaaactcgcatgcgagttctcgcatcgtccaAATTAGCCCTGACTTACCTGGATTCATAGTGCAATACCACTTAGGCGGCAGCTGATGAGAGTCAACAATATGCGGCAGATGACGCCAGGAGTTACAAGCGTCGCATTGTACCTGTGAATACAATTATTTGTGATTATTGTCTTAGAGTAAAAACATTCATTTTATCATTATGTATTCGGTTAACGGTTAATTTACATTGTCTAAGTAACAGTCAAAGTTGCGGATGCGACAATGTTGGCAATTTTAGTTTTTACGAGCTTTGATTTGTAATATTCGTACGTAAGCTGTcttctaaactgtttaaatTTATGTCAAATATGAATTGATTGAGCTGAAACCTGGAATACAAGAGAAACCCTTTAGGTAATAAAATACCGCAACCTATTAAGTTGTTCTCGTCAGAATCGTCTTGGTATATAAAAGACTTTCTAATATTGAAGCTTGtattagaaatattttttacacataAAGTTATTCTTAATTAAGTGGCGATGGTATACAAAACTTGTgtcttacgtaataaatgaataaGCCCTAAAGCCTTCATCAGTTCATATGAGCTAGTTTAATTGTCAAAAATCTTTTGATATAATACCTATCTATCATTGTGTAGCACATATTCGAcaaataggtacttaggtagaccgccgtcagatatatcggagcggccaaggtgttcacaatatctgaacacgcgctctaacgccttgactaTAGAGGggtgttaagatatttgtgagcaccttggccgctccgatatatggcccagttttataaagttacaagttacaggttacaagagtacaggctacaggcacctgtaatgcactgtgaacggctacaggtgttttataaatacacataaataattacagttgtaaagaaccacggtcaatctcgattacatgtgaaatctacaggtgtgaaggacatcactatttttaaaaaaacgtgtgtcatagatactcggttctctactaaattatgtgtttttgtttgctgtaaaatattaattactggaaaaatggccagaaatgaaggaaaaatcgagtggttgagagcggcgttccatgccaaggatatactttttgggccgttttcagattcagattaagttagatttaaagaaatatttacgtaataagtaaataacatgtaaataagtaggtactctttcacattctcacattaaaatgtatcgtttcggtagcggctcaaagataaatacggtgtgtatcgaaaattatgaatagtacactttaccataatgtgaatgcactatacttatataaagagacgaatgcatggaaaagtatgcatgccctggcacaatcgttggcgttggtgcttaacaataaagagtaaagtttaaaatctctcagaaaacgagtctacaagtaactgctgttgtgctgttacaggactcaagacgtatgtaagtttttgttacaagtgtaccaatctacacttgtaatttacaatttttttataaaacgcctgttcgattatgagtttaaaactataaaactcccgtattttcgtctatggttgagctacaggcacttgtacctgtaacctgtaaaattgtaacacagtacttttataaaacgcaaattgtaaaaaacggagcaagtgttgccagtaaacgcctgtaaacttgtaacttgtaactttataaaactgggccctgatggcgactgtacagtaagataattattttagtttaatttactACGTACCCATAAACCGGGGCCGCGTCGCTTCTGCAACCACGCCAGACGTTGGTGGTGGGAGCTCCCAGGCGCGGGCTGACTCAAAGCTTCTTTGTAGGAGCTGTAATGTAATACAATACATATCGTATTATCGCGTCATACCCAACCAAAAGGTCAGGGTAAGTGAGCAGATCAGGCATCTGGGCtataaacgcgaaaatcgaagttcgcaaattgcggggatttttctgtcactctaattacgccttcatcggagtaaaagagaaagatccccgcaatttgcgaatttcggttttcacggtagccgctctgataaCTTTGGTTTTCGTGTACAAAAAAGGTTACCGTTTGGTCCTTTTGTCAGAGACTGCCACCTACcttggtacctacctaaagtacctaattaatatttaatatcacAGCCATAACAATCCATtgaactatattattatttacttactacTTTTTGGTCGCGTACTTCACGCCCCGCTCCCCTCGCCTGCAGGTTGCGATTGCTACAATTTAATTGACTTCTctataattatgaaataaaatagtaTAATAATGTTACCTGCTAGTTTGAGAAAGCTCTTTTTCAGTCATCGTGTTATCTGCAAACGTTGCATGCCGTTTTTTTGGTTTGTTTGCCTCCTCCTGGGAACTCATGGTGCTACCGCTAATGcactacaacaacaacaagaaaTAAAAGTAGCAATGTGGGTATGATACGATTTTTATAGCAAACGTGTGGTAGTCCACCCAATTCAATTTGACAAAATTGACAGTGATGAGTTGATGACAATAGCTATTATAGATAACTATACGAAGTGttttattcatataaaaaaatgatcTTAGAAAAATCTTTTAATATACATTATATTTCATTACCACCGGTTGATGAGCTTCTTCAGTCGGTTCATGAGCGTTTTCAATTGGTAATTTTGCGTTTTCCATATCGTATGACTTTTTTCAATAAATTGAGACAAAATAATGATGATAAGATATTGTTTTTAAGGTAACTTAAACTTCTTCAACGTACGTGAAAAAATGAAATAGTGGAATGTGAATTTCCCGCCATTCTATGTCCggatacattaaaaaaaaacttaaataagtCCATCAATATTCtgctatagtctgtcaagccatttccgtccgTTGAAAAAGCGGCAATTTAAAAACGTAGGCCCGAAGAGTAATCCTcctatagaaaattttaatttcgcgcctatttctactgacaaagttgttagACCGGCTATAACACAACTGTATACAAATCAATTTGATTCGATTTGGACCACACTTTTTACCAACATATTGCCAACACAacaaaagcaaaacaaaaacttttCTTGTAGAAAAGTCAAGGGCCCAACCAAGGgtccaacgttttctgttctctttcaaggcgcagcaactagtataatttctctctcctcgctcgttaaaaatgccgtttgtcaaaaaaggacaaccatactgttgacaaggtggacttcaaatcaagtgttgcctttcttgatgcgcccagtctgtatatgtgtgcgtaaaagcgtatatgtgtgctcttttagggatgtaaaaagtcgattttaatcatgttatatatcgataaacgctacatagcggaacgaaatagcgattaattgaagcttcaatatcttcgttaaacataaacataattgaaatgctaatggataatgaatatattataatataataatataattcaattattgcggaacacctattttaggaggtatttatgtattttaattaaatatctgaactttcccttggttccctgctggggcgtgactataaaattgtaatctgataaccacaataaagaataaaagcgtttttggtcattttaggtatcgttaagcctttgaagtaaaattaaaattgcaagaaatgtcgatagtttatcgatatgactttatcgacatggctacagcaacgtgggcctcattgttaatcgtacactaaacaaaagtggcaacagtgacagctcgctgagacaccgtctttatatattattaagtctatgggcccaaccttttctgttctctttcacgacgcagcaactagtatcatttctctcacctcgctcttttaaaatgccgtttgtcaaaaaaggacaaccatactgttgacaaggcggacttcaaatcaagtgttgcctttcttgatgcgcccaccctgtgtatgtgtgcgtaaaagcgtatatgtgtgctcttttagggatgtgaaaagtcgattttaatcatgttatatatcgataaacgctacacagcg from Cydia fagiglandana chromosome 6, ilCydFagi1.1, whole genome shotgun sequence includes:
- the LOC134665599 gene encoding zinc finger CW-type PWWP domain protein 1-like, whose product is MENAKLPIENAHEPTEEAHQPVCISGSTMSSQEEANKPKKRHATFADNTMTEKELSQTSSSYKEALSQPAPGSSHHQRLAWLQKRRGPGLWVQCDACNSWRHLPHIVDSHQLPPKWYCTMNPDKSVADCSAPETPLRISDEEDLIHSEYSAGSLVWARLPGWPWWPAMVDDEPDTEQFYWLDGFSDIPTHYNVVFFDEKGATRAWISPENLEPYTQNKKRFRRPLNSKQYKKRLEWAIQKADKAEKLPVADRLAKFSFINTYKGPIVSPKKVTKTELEMFQKKLKRKFNVDFPIEATSDPEDEESIQALREINKKKNVILIGTPRSKKGKQDNTSNKGNDNAAMKAVLEKQNNENLKHNEENNTNGEENGRKPPTEQNIEKKPKRIIDFKTPKKGSDVVKNTTNISFPSAATTNSQEQSFKIPDSMATEIGSTLTLNLGSQNDFDNDSSKTYVPEDESDPVVITQDFQIRVDTPSSDDFDF